In the genome of Streptomyces sp. SAI-127, the window GGTCCTCGAACGCATCGCAAGCCGAGATTTCCAAACAGAACTCGCCATGTTCAACCTGGAAGTCAACATAGCCCCACACAGGCTGGGCGGCAGGGTATTCGACCGGCTCGCCGAGGAACTCCGGACCTCGCTGGCGTATGCGGACCGTAAAGCGGGCGAGGTCGACGCGGGAATCGTGATGATCGGCATTCTCCCCACCCTCGACCGCGACGACCTGGTCTCCTCCAACCTGTCCGACGTCGACCGCTACACGCTGCTCAACGACCAGATCGTGGCCGCCCGCGGTGAGGACTTCGTCCTCGACATCGACGGCGTGGAACGCCTCACCTGCACGTCGAAGTCGATCGCCCCGGAGGCCGCCTGCACCTCCGTGCAACTGCACCTCCAGGTCACGCCGGGACGCTTCGCCGACGTGTGGAACGCCGCGCAGGCGGTGGCCGGCGTGCAGATAGCCGTCGGCGCCAACTCGCCCTTCCTCTTCGGGCGTGAGCTGTGGTGCGAGTCCCGTCCGCCGCTCTTCCAGCAGTCCACGGACACCCGTCCGCCGGAGCTGCAGGCCCAGGGGGTGCGGCCGCGTACGTGGTTCGGGGAGCGGTGGATCTCCTCGGCGCACGACCTCTTCGAGGAGAACCTGCGCTACTTCCCGGCCCTGCTGCCCATCTGCGACGAGGAGGACCCGCTGGAGGTCCTCGACCAGGGCGGGGTGCCCTCGCTCGCCGAACTCGTCCTGCACAACGGCACGGTGTACCGCTGGAACCGGCCCGTATACGGCATCGCCGACGGTGTCCCGCACCTGCGCGTCGAGAACCGTGTGCTGCCGGCCGGCCCCACCATCACGGACGTGATCGCCAACGCGGCCTTCTACTACGGCCTCATCCGCGCCCTCGCCGAGGAGCCGCGGCCGGTGTGGACCAGACTGCCCTTCGAGGCGGCCGCGGCCAACTTCGACGCGGCCTGCCGGTACGGCATCGACGCGCGCATGGTCTGGCCCCGGCGCGGTCGCCTCGGCGGCACGGTCGAGGTCGACGCGGTGACCCTTGTACGCGACGAACTGCTGCCGCTCGCCGACGCGGGCCTCGCCGGGTGGGGCGTCGAGCCCGCCGACCGTGACCTCTACCTCGGGGTGATCGAGGAGCGGTGCCGGCGCCGGGCCAACGGGGCGTCCTGGCAGGCGGCGACGTTCCACCGGGCACTGGAGGCGGGACTGTCGCGGGACGCGGCACTGGCGGCCACGACACGGCGGTACGGCGAGCTGATGCACCAGGGAGAGCCGGTGCACACCTGGCCGGTGGGGTTGCCGGAGCCGGTGCCGCTGGGGTGAGGGCCTGGGTGACGCGCCGAGTCAGTCGCCGGCGCTGCCGCCCTGGGCGCCCGCGGCCACGATCGCCTTCAGGATCACCGTGTGGATCTGGGCGGGGTCGTTGACCTGCTGGCCGGAACCGCCGGTGGCCTCGGCGAGCTGCTCGGCCTCCGCGCGGTCGGCGTCGGGTCCCACCGCGATCACGATCAGGGGTACCGGGCGTTCGGGACGGGAGAGTTTCTCCAGTTCGGAGACCAGCGCTCCGCGCGAGATGCTGCCGGGGTCCTGGTTGACCCCGTCGGTCAGCACGACCAGCGCGTTGAACTTGCCCTCGGCGTAGGAGGAGGTCGCCGCCTCGTACGCGGCGAGCGTGGTGTCGTACAACCCCGTCGCTCCGCCCGGCACCGGCTCCAGGCCGCCGAACGCCGCCGACAGCCGCTCTCTCTGGGTGCCGGCCCCGTCCGCGCTGGCGCCCAGACGGTCCGTCGGTACCAGGACCTTGTAGTCCTTGTCGCCGTCGAGCTTGGTGGAGAACTTCCACAGGCCGATCTCGTCCTCCTGGGTGAAGGTCGCGAGGGCCTGGAGGAGGGACGCCTTGGTGACGTCCATCCGGGAGCGGCCGGTGCCCGGCACGGCCTCCGACATGGAGGAGGAGGCGTCCACGACCGTGGTGATCCGCGCACTCTGCACGGTGATCGTCCAGGTGCCGAGCGCCTCCTGGAGCGCCGCCGCCGAGGCGGGCTCGCCCGCGGGTTCCGTGTACGGCTGCGGCACCTCGCCACCGGCCTTCGCGACCAGCGTCTTCGACACCTGGTCGTCGGAGGTGCGGAACCCCCGGTCCGTCAGCAGCTGTTCCTGCTCGGGCTTGCGCAGGTAGGTCATGAAGCGGATCGCCGCGCGGCTCTCGTCGGTGGTCAGTCGGGCCCCGTCGACCAGCGCGTAGGGGTAGTTCAGCCGCGGTGAACCGTCCTTGGGATAGAAGAAGTCCAGCCCGTCCCCGGCCTCCGCCGAGGAGTTGTGGGCGAACGCCGCCTGCTCGGACAGGACCAGCGCCTGATTGCGCTTCGGATTGCCCTGCTCGGTGCCCGAGGAGTCTCGCGGCAGCGTCTCCACGAGCTGGCCGTCGCTGTCGGAGATGCGCTGCGAGAGCGTCTTCATCATCGCCGCGGCCTGCGTCTCCCCGCCCGCGGCCTGGCCCGCCGCACTGGTGAGCCGGGTGAGGGCGAGCAGCCCGGTCGCGCTGCGCGCGGGGTCGGCGGCGCCCAGCTTGAGGGAGTCGTCCCGCAGGGTGGCGCCCGCGAGTCCGAGCCAGTCGTACGTCTTCTTCGGCCAGCCCAGCGACTTCGCGGCGGTCGGCACCATCGCCATCCCCACCGGGCTGGAGGCCACGTTGCCGACCCGGGCCACCTCCGTCGCGTCGCCGTCCGCGGAGATCTGCTCCACCCACACGTCCGAGTCCGGCACCCACACCTGCACGCCGGGGTCCTTGCCGGCCGCGAGGGTGTCCCTGACCTTGTACGACTCGCGCGCGGTCACCGTGATGTCGACGCACCGCCCGTCGGAGGTGAGGTTCTCGTCGTGGGCCCGCTCGGCAGCGCTGCGCAGGGCGGGGGCGACATCGGGGGAGGCGGCGAGTTTGAGCCGTACCGCCTCGTCCCGGCAGGAGGAGCCGAAGGAGAGCAGGCCGCCCTGGACGGCGGCGGCCGTACCGCCGGCGACGGTCAGGACGAGGACCGTCGCGATGGCCACGGTACGGCGGCGCGCGCGTGGACGGGGGTCGCTGCCGCCCGCCCCATACTGATCGGGCAAGCTGTGACGTCCCATGACGGTGGTGCCCTCCCCTGTCGATCTCCGTGCCGGCACGGCCGTGTACGGCAGGAAAGAGGGAGGCACGCCCCCGTACGGCGTCCGTCCCCCCGACGGCCTTGCGCACGATCTTCGTAACTTCTTTCGAAGGACCCTAGCGGGGCGGGGATGGGGATGAGGCTGGATTACTCAACTGGAGGCAGGTGTGCAGGCGGAGGAAGGGGCAGTGGCCGATTCTTTTCCGCAGAGGGCGCTCTCACGGAGATTTTTCCGTGACGAGACGCTGCTCGTTCTGGGGCTTTCGCTCGGTGCGAGCGGTGTGTCCGCGCTGATCAGTTTTGTCGGGTCGGTCACCAAACCAGGGGGTCTCAAGGACCAGGCGGCGACCCTCAACGCCTCGGCCGCACCCGGCCGCCCCTGGCTGGATCTCGCCTGGCAGCTCTTCGGGATCGCGTCGGCCCTGGTGCCCGTGCTGCTCGTCGCGCACCTCCTGCTGCGCGAGGGGCAGAGCCTGAGAACCCTCGGCTTCGACCGCACCCGGCCCGGGCCCGACCTTGCCCGCGGGGCCGGGATAGCGGCCGTGATCGGCAGTACCGGTATCGCCTTCTACCTGGCCGCGCGTGGTCTGGGCTTCAACCTCACCGTGGTGCCCGAGGCGCTGCCCGACGTGTGGTGGAAGTACCCCGTGCTGATCCTCTCGGCGATGCAGAACGCGATCCTCGAAGAGGTGATCGTCGTCGGCTACCTGCTCCGCCGGCTCCACCAGCTGGGCTGGACCCCGGGCACCGCGCTGGTGGCCAGTTCCGTACTGCGCGGTAGCTACCACCTCTACCAGGGCATCGGCGGCTTCATCGGCAACATGGTGATGGGCGTGGTGTTCGTCTACCTGTACCGCAGGTGGGGGCGTGTGGGCCCCCTGGTGGTGGCGCATTCCCTGCTCGACATCGGGGCGTTCGTGGGCTACGCGCTCCTCGCGGGCAAGGTGGGCTGGCTGCCGACCGCGTGATCAGGCGAGCAGCTCGCCCTCGATGACCGTGACCGCACTGCCCGTCAGCAGGGTGCGCCCGCCGCGCAGCCCGGTGCGGACCCGGCCGGAGCGGGGCGAGGCCTGCAGCCCGGTGAGATCCTTACGGCCGAGACGCTCCGACCAGTAGGGGGCCAGAGCGGTGTGGGCGCTGCCGGTGACCGGGTCCTCGTCGATGCCGACGTTCGGGAAGAAGCAGCGGGAGACGAAGTCGTAGCCCAGGTCCGGGTTCTCGGCGCGGGCGGTGGCGATGATGCCGCGCTCCGAATAGGCGGCCAGGGCCTTGAGGTCGGGGCGCAGGGCGTGGACGGTCTTCTCGTCGGCCAGTTCGAGCAGCAGGTCGCCGATGTTCGGGCCGGTGTCGAAGGCGGTGAGCGGCTCGGCGCCCAGCGCCTCGTCGACCCCCTCGGGAAGTTCGACCGGCGTCAGCGGGGCGGTCGGGAAGTCCAGGGTGATCGAGCCGTCCTCGCCCGGTGTCGCGATGAGCACACCGCTGCGGGTGGCGAACCGCACGGGGCCCTCGTGGGCGCCCGTGCTGTACAGGACGTGGGCCGTGGCGAGCGTCGCGTGGCCGCACATGTTCACCTCGGTGGCGGGCGTGAACCAACGCAGCGCCCAGTCGGCCTCGTCGTCCCCGGGGAGCCGGTGGGCGAAGGCGGTCTCGGCGTGGTTGACCTCCAGGGCGATGTTCTGGAGCCGGTTGTCGTCCGGGAAGGCGTCGTCCAGGAGCAGGACCCCGGCCGGGTTTCCGGTGAAGGGGCGGGCGGTGAAGGCGTCGACGATTCGGATGCGCATGGCCCGACGGTACGAGGTGATCTTGAGGCCTGGACAAGGCCAATCCGGGGTCGCTGGACCGATTTCCGTGCCGATCCGGGTCACGTCCTGGCTTCGTCACGGGGTCCGCGGGCCGGGCGGCGGGGGAGTGGCCCTCCACCCATTGCGCTCTTGGTGGCGAGCATCCATTATCAGGAATCCTGTTAGTTTAACCTTGCAGCGATGGGTGTTCAGTCATGTCGTTCAGCCCCCGAATCCAGGCCAGAGGGATCCAGCTCCTGCTCGGTCGCGTGATGTCCCGCGTACACAAGGACCTGCGCTTCACCGACGTCCCGGCGCGCACCGAGAGCCTCCACGTGGAGACCGGTGCCGGACCGGTGACGTGCACCGTCTACC includes:
- a CDS encoding glutamate-cysteine ligase family protein, whose product is MGEKVVAGRFDLSDRQRYRDKLRRCLTGLERLLAEQRFDRPQNLMGLEIELNLVGTDGMPRMLNGEVLERIASRDFQTELAMFNLEVNIAPHRLGGRVFDRLAEELRTSLAYADRKAGEVDAGIVMIGILPTLDRDDLVSSNLSDVDRYTLLNDQIVAARGEDFVLDIDGVERLTCTSKSIAPEAACTSVQLHLQVTPGRFADVWNAAQAVAGVQIAVGANSPFLFGRELWCESRPPLFQQSTDTRPPELQAQGVRPRTWFGERWISSAHDLFEENLRYFPALLPICDEEDPLEVLDQGGVPSLAELVLHNGTVYRWNRPVYGIADGVPHLRVENRVLPAGPTITDVIANAAFYYGLIRALAEEPRPVWTRLPFEAAAANFDAACRYGIDARMVWPRRGRLGGTVEVDAVTLVRDELLPLADAGLAGWGVEPADRDLYLGVIEERCRRRANGASWQAATFHRALEAGLSRDAALAATTRRYGELMHQGEPVHTWPVGLPEPVPLG
- a CDS encoding substrate-binding and VWA domain-containing protein, whose amino-acid sequence is MGRHSLPDQYGAGGSDPRPRARRRTVAIATVLVLTVAGGTAAAVQGGLLSFGSSCRDEAVRLKLAASPDVAPALRSAAERAHDENLTSDGRCVDITVTARESYKVRDTLAAGKDPGVQVWVPDSDVWVEQISADGDATEVARVGNVASSPVGMAMVPTAAKSLGWPKKTYDWLGLAGATLRDDSLKLGAADPARSATGLLALTRLTSAAGQAAGGETQAAAMMKTLSQRISDSDGQLVETLPRDSSGTEQGNPKRNQALVLSEQAAFAHNSSAEAGDGLDFFYPKDGSPRLNYPYALVDGARLTTDESRAAIRFMTYLRKPEQEQLLTDRGFRTSDDQVSKTLVAKAGGEVPQPYTEPAGEPASAAALQEALGTWTITVQSARITTVVDASSSMSEAVPGTGRSRMDVTKASLLQALATFTQEDEIGLWKFSTKLDGDKDYKVLVPTDRLGASADGAGTQRERLSAAFGGLEPVPGGATGLYDTTLAAYEAATSSYAEGKFNALVVLTDGVNQDPGSISRGALVSELEKLSRPERPVPLIVIAVGPDADRAEAEQLAEATGGSGQQVNDPAQIHTVILKAIVAAGAQGGSAGD
- a CDS encoding type II CAAX endopeptidase family protein gives rise to the protein MQAEEGAVADSFPQRALSRRFFRDETLLVLGLSLGASGVSALISFVGSVTKPGGLKDQAATLNASAAPGRPWLDLAWQLFGIASALVPVLLVAHLLLREGQSLRTLGFDRTRPGPDLARGAGIAAVIGSTGIAFYLAARGLGFNLTVVPEALPDVWWKYPVLILSAMQNAILEEVIVVGYLLRRLHQLGWTPGTALVASSVLRGSYHLYQGIGGFIGNMVMGVVFVYLYRRWGRVGPLVVAHSLLDIGAFVGYALLAGKVGWLPTA
- a CDS encoding PhzF family phenazine biosynthesis protein, translated to MRIRIVDAFTARPFTGNPAGVLLLDDAFPDDNRLQNIALEVNHAETAFAHRLPGDDEADWALRWFTPATEVNMCGHATLATAHVLYSTGAHEGPVRFATRSGVLIATPGEDGSITLDFPTAPLTPVELPEGVDEALGAEPLTAFDTGPNIGDLLLELADEKTVHALRPDLKALAAYSERGIIATARAENPDLGYDFVSRCFFPNVGIDEDPVTGSAHTALAPYWSERLGRKDLTGLQASPRSGRVRTGLRGGRTLLTGSAVTVIEGELLA